Proteins from a single region of Syntrophales bacterium:
- a CDS encoding TetR/AcrR family transcriptional regulator, translating into MSKERDTRKTWLEEGLNILAKEGPSALSIDRLTLATGKTKGSFYHHFSSRDHYIEALLEYHEKNMIDEVVEQTNEAGDHQARLKKLTKLAFQISGELELAMRAWALYDPRVKSFQDRLDRRRLEYARNLYVESGIAPDKAQMLSHRDYSLFIGLQQLKQYCDENEFRSILRSVFTGSA; encoded by the coding sequence ATGTCGAAAGAGCGAGACACAAGGAAAACTTGGCTTGAAGAGGGCCTGAACATCCTGGCAAAGGAAGGCCCCAGCGCGCTTTCCATCGACCGGCTCACGCTCGCCACGGGGAAGACCAAGGGCTCCTTCTATCACCACTTCAGCAGCCGTGACCATTACATCGAGGCCCTGCTCGAATACCACGAGAAGAACATGATCGACGAAGTCGTGGAGCAGACCAATGAGGCGGGCGATCATCAGGCCAGGCTGAAGAAACTCACAAAGCTGGCGTTCCAGATCTCGGGCGAGCTGGAGTTGGCCATGCGGGCATGGGCCCTGTACGATCCCAGGGTGAAGTCCTTTCAGGACCGCCTGGACAGGCGCAGGCTGGAATACGCCAGGAATCTGTATGTGGAATCGGGGATCGCCCCCGACAAGGCTCAGATGCTTTCACACCGCGACTACTCGCTTTTCATCGGGCTTCAGCAGCTCAAGCAGTACTGTGACGAAAACGAGTTCCGGAGCATCCTGCGCAGCGTTTTCACAGGCAGTGCCTGA
- a CDS encoding DUF6125 family protein produces the protein MILDRNQLFELAQFSMIRMDGAWFMAVAQKFGKEAAWETDVAAWRQLSYVMGKRLRGMLTAEPKWPDDFLDVLEVLCAVMKMEGRSITVDGGAITVRVTDCETQKAIAKAGIADCGIATAETYRGLARGIYGKEFALDVRHTKNLNRGADCCEIILTAPVSR, from the coding sequence ATGATTCTCGATCGCAATCAGCTCTTCGAGCTTGCCCAGTTCTCCATGATCCGCATGGATGGCGCGTGGTTCATGGCCGTGGCGCAAAAATTCGGGAAGGAGGCGGCGTGGGAGACCGACGTGGCGGCATGGCGGCAGCTTTCCTACGTCATGGGGAAGAGGCTCCGGGGAATGCTGACGGCGGAGCCGAAATGGCCGGACGATTTCCTGGACGTGCTGGAGGTCCTGTGCGCCGTGATGAAAATGGAGGGGAGGAGCATCACTGTAGACGGCGGAGCGATCACCGTGAGGGTGACGGACTGCGAAACGCAGAAGGCCATCGCCAAGGCCGGAATCGCCGACTGCGGCATCGCGACGGCCGAAACGTACCGGGGCCTCGCCCGGGGGATCTACGGAAAGGAGTTTGCCCTCGACGTCCGGCACACGAAAAACCTGAACCGGGGGGCTGACTGCTGCGAGATCATCCTGACCGCCCCCGTTTCCAGGTGA